A region of the Campylobacter cuniculorum DSM 23162 = LMG 24588 genome:
ATTTATCCTTGCAGCATTGAAGTCAAAATCGTTGATGAAAAGGAATTTGAGGGCTTTCCTAAGAGTGGAGCAGCACACAGCAATTTTTTGCCCTATTATCGTTTGATTGCACCACAATTTTTGCAAGAATATTCCAAATGCTTGTATTTGGATTCTGATATGCTCTGTTTGTGTGATATAAGAGAGCTTTTTACTTTAGATTTGAGTGATAAGATTCTTGCTTGTGTAGGGGATTACGGGAGTAAAAAGAGAAAAATTAAATTTAAAGAAAATGGCAAGGAAAAAATATTTTATTATGATGAACATTATTTTAATTCAGGTTTTTTACTCATAAATACATATGAATACAAGGCTGTTGCAAAACAATGTGAAAATTTAGCCAAACAAGCTACCTATATTAAAGCAGCAGATCAAGATTTGCTTAATGCTATCGTTAATAGAGAACAACGACTGAAACTTTCTTTTGCTTACAATTTTGTAACACATGCCTTTTGCTATTGCATTTGCAAAGATGAGGATAAGACGCGACTTAATTACACGCGTGCGGAGTTTTTAGAAAGTGCTAAGAATCCCAAAATCTTGCATTTTGGTTATAAACCTTGGAAATTTTTGGAGAGCTTTAGCGATTTTAAGGGCGTGAATGTGTGTTCATATTGGTGGGATATGGCTTCACAAACGCCTGTTTTTAAACAAGAATTGCTAGAAATTCAAAAAAGCATTACAGAATCTTCTAAAAACACCATTGCATTAGGATTTAACGCACTGGAGGCTTTTAAAACTTGCAATTTCTTCAAAATGCATTCTTTGCTAAAAAATGAGGATATAAAATACACAAATGCAAATAAAAGGAGTGTGTGTGAAAACTCTGGGCTTTGCATTCTTTTGGCTGAAGTGATAGAATTTGCAAGAAGAAGACACAAGGGGCTCTTAAATGTTTTTTTTAAAATTGCTAAAATCTTACGACATTATAAAAAATACGCAAACAAGATCTTAAAATAAACAAAGGAGATGATTATGTTTAAAATCAAAAATATCGACCATATTGTGCTTACGACTGAAAATTTGCAAAAATGTTGTGATTTTTATCAAAATATCTTAAATATGGATTTAGAGGAAAAAAATGGCAGATATGCTCTTAAATTTGGGAATCAAAAAATTAATATTCATCAAAAAAAGGGTGAATTTCAACCCGCAGCGACTTATCCTACTTCTGGAAGTTTAGATTTTTGCTTGATTGTAGAGGATATTTTGCAAGTTAAAGCGGAGCTTGAAAGCAAAAATTATCCTATAGAACTTGGGATTGTTGAGAGAATGGGAGCGATTTCAAAGCTTAAAAGCATTTATTTAAAAGACCCTGATGGAAATCTTGTAGAGCTTGCTTCTAAAATTTAATTTGCAAAAAATAAATCTTTGACTAAAAGTTTGATGTTAATAAAAATTTAAATTTAGCTGATTTTTTTATATGATTGATTATAAATAAAATCAATCCTTTTCGTAAATATTTTTTTCAAATTCTTTCAAACGTTTATAAATGCTTCTAAGCTGCGTTATAGTCGTCCAATTTGTGATAAATACGCTAAAAGATGAACGCACTTGATCAAAAGCATTATTGATTTGCATCACAATGCCAAGCCCTATTATCCCGCTAAAAAGACTCGGTGCCATCACTAAAAAAGGGACAATAACTATCATTTGCTCAAATAAAATCAGCCAAATATTAAAATACCCATAATGCAAAAAAAGCCTCTTGTAATTAAATTTCAATCCACTAAAAAGCTCAAGCATTGTTTCAGGCTTAGCATAATCTTTGCGATTATCCTCTGCAAAAACAAGCTCTTTTCTAAAAGCAGCTTCGGCTTTTTGATTATTATACTCAAGTCCGGGCAATTTAATACCAACAAACCAAGAGATGATTAACCCTCCTAAAGAAATAAAAAATGCAACATAAACAAGCAAACCTTCAATATCTTTAAGAATATAAAAAAGTGAATTAGGGTCAAATTCTTTGAATAAAGATTGAGAAATTTTATCGCTTAAATTCCAAAGTATAGGGATAAAAGCGATTAAGACCATTAAGGCTTTAATGAAAGAAAGCCCTAAACTTTCAACAATTTTAGAAAAATTATAAGTATCTTCTTGAATTCTTTGTGAGCTTCCTTCTATATTATTGTCGCGTTTTTTCCAAAATTTAAGATATTTAAAGGTCATTGCTTCACGCCATTTAAAGGCATAAACGCTTGCAAAATAGATATTAATCGTCGCAATGATGACATAGGGAATTGCAATGCATAAAAACACAGCGATTAAAAAATAAAAATCTTTTATATCATAATATTCTTTCACCCCGATTCCTTTGGCATCAAAAAACTGCTTGACTAAAAATTGATAATAATACAAAGAAGATTTGTTAAGAAAATTTGCTTTATTTAAATTTTCTTCAGCGAGTGCATCGGCTTCTTTTCTAAATTCAGCCTCGCTCGTTTGATTGCTGTCTTTTGTCGGCACTAAGCTCTCAATCTTTGGTTTTTGCAAGACATTGTAAAAATCTTTATACCATTCATTGATTGCAACACTTAAGCTTGTTTGTAAATATAAAAAAAATAGAAGTAAAAAAAGTCCAAAATATGCCCACAAAGCCCATTTTTTAGAAAGAAAAAAAGAATGAAACATTGAAAAACCTTGAAAATAAATTTTAATCTATTAAAATTATATATTAAAAAACCAAATTAATTTTTTATTTTTTAAATTCGTATTAAGATTTAAGATAAAATTGTATAGAATAAAAATTTATTAGGCTATGACACTTAAAAACTCTTAGTCTATTTATATAAAATAATTTAAAATATTTTTAACAGTTATATATTTTTTATGCAATTTCATCTCTCTAACATCTCTATGAATTTTTAAAATAAATTCAATAAAACTTCCTAAAACACTTGACAGACATTAGGTGTTAGATTGTATAATTCTTTATTTATTTTAAAAAAAGGAGTCATTATGGCAAAGATTTATATTTTAAATGGTGCAAAGAAATTTGGCAATTCTTTTAGAAGACTCAATGATACTTTATGCGAACTTGCTAAAGAAACTTTAAGTCAAATGGGACATGAGGTTAAAGAAGTCGTAATTGATAAGGGTTATGACGCTCAACAAGAAGTGCAAAATATCGCTTGGGCGGATTATTTGATTTATCAATTTCCTGCTTGGTGGATGGGTGAGCCTTGGATTGTGAAAAAATACATCGATGAAGTGTATCTTGCTGCTCATGGAGTGCTTTTTAGCGGAGATGGTAGGAGTAGAGAAGATTTGAGTAAAAAATATGGCAGTGGAGGTTTGGCACACAATAAAGCCTATATGCTTTGTTCAACTTGGAATGCTCCGCTTGAAGCCTTTGAGGATAAAAATCAATTTTTTGAAGGCAAGGGTGTGGATTATACTTTGACGCATTTGCATAAGGCACATGAATTTTTAGCAATGCAAAAACTCCCTAGTTTTATGTGCAATGATGTTGTTAAAAATCCTCAAATAGACGCATATAAAAAGGCTTATAAAGAGCATTTGCAAAAGGTTTTTAAAAAATAATACTTTTTTGATAAAATTGATTTAAAAACTCTTGATGGCAGATTGAATTTAAATTTATGTAAAAATTCTCAATTTTTTACTTATTTTATCTTTATTTTTAAGAGTAAAATTTTACAATTGAATTTCTATCAAGAGTTTAATAATATATAAATGATTTGTAAGTTTTATATAATTTTTGATTTTTAGATAATTTGGTTGTATTAAAATACAATGTAAATCTTTTTTATTTATTTTTTTAATATTCGCATAATTTTGATTTTTAAATTAAATTTTTATATATAAATATATTTGTCAAGGTTATAAGTTTTTTATAGAGATAAAAAAAGTTAAGATTAGTAAAATAAGCCTTTATCATTTTAAAAACTGAACAAAAAGGGATAAAAATTTATATCTATGGCGGACAGAGAGGGATTTGAACCCTCGAGACCCGTTAAGATCTGCACCCTTAGCAGGGGTGTGGTTTCAGCCACTCACCCATCTGTCCGCTTTTAAGAAATAAGATTATATAAAAACTTAGTTAATACCTAGCTTAAAGGCTTATGTAAGCGAGGATAAAAGTTATTAAAATCCCTGCTATCAAAACAAGAATTTGATTTTTTCTATCTTTTTTACTCGCAAATAAAGTAATCATCAATCCAGAAATATAAAGCAAAAACAAACTCACACCAAAACCGACAGAAAGCACAGAAAAATACCAAGCTCCTTTATCCTTATGAAGCATGATCAAATCCCCTAAAAAACTTCTCGTCTTTGTAGTGATTTGATATTGATTTTCTCCATTTTCTGCAATAGAAACACTATAATGTGTTGAACCTATTGTTATACCTTTATCTTTGCTTTTAATTGCTTGAGTGTTGCTTGGAATTTTTATATTATTATCCTTCAAAAAACCTAGCAATTTTTCTATTTCTTGACCTTTTTCAACCCTTTCATTAAGGGTATAAATTTGTTTTTCAAGCCCTATATCTTGATTAATACCAAAAATATACGCTATGCCTGTGAGTGCAAAAATAAACGCACAAGGTAAGAAAAAAAGGCTCAAATAAATATGAAACTGCCGAAACAACTTGTTTTTATTCATTGTTTTTCTCCTTATTGATAAAAGTAAAAGAATTATAGTTAATGAATGTGAAACAAATGTGAAATTTTCTAAGAATGAATAAGAATGAATAAGAATGAATAAGAATGAATAAGAATGAATTTACATATAAAAAGCTCCCCTAAGGGAGCTTAAAGATTATTTTTTATCAACATAAGTGTAGTTGTAAGGATTAAGATTTTTATCATCTTCTAAAAATTTAGCTGGTGGATTGCCATTGACATTATCATGTTCATAATAGCGATCTCCTGCTTTATGTCCATTTAAATCCACTTTATAGTGAATTTCACCCGGATTGAATTTTTGAATGTCTTCAAAACCTAAATTTGAAGTTTTAAAATCTTTAATACCATTTGCAGAAGCAATTTCAACCAACTTAGCTTGTCCCATTCTTGCCATATCTACCGCTTGTAAAAGCATTCTTGAAGCTTCTCTAGGATTATGGAAACCTGTTGAATTTTCAGCACCAACGAAATCTGCTCTCATTTGAGATTTTCTATGAAGTTCTAAAACATCTTTTAATTCTGCGTTGATTTTTGCAGCATCAGCCTTGCCATCTGTTTGGTATTGCTCTAACCCGCCCAAAGCCTCGCGTAAATTTTTAATATCAGTAATCAAACTGACTATGCTGTATTCTGCTGAACGCAAATCATAAGCCACTGAATTTTGAATGTCTCTGATTTGTGATTTAAGATATTCTTCACTTTGAGTGTGGCAAGTTTTACACGCAGCATTGATATTTTGCAAAGGTGAAGTGACATTGTGCTGTGTCAATTTTTTAGAACCTTTTCTGATATAAGGCATATGACAATCCGCACAAGATACCCCATTAGCAGCATGGACACCTCCACTGAAAAGCTCACTTTCAGGATGTTGAATTTTAATCATAGGAGCACCTGTGATTTTATGTGCCCAATCTTTGTCAAATACAGAACGAGCTTTATCATAATAATCATCGAACATTTCAATTCTAAATGGTTGTCCTTTTTTCCATTCTCCCCAAGGGAATACAAGCTCAATGCCATCGACTTCAATTTCAGTTGGACTATTGCCATCTCTCCAAGTATCAAATTCATCATAGGTCTTTTGAGTGCCATTCCACCATTTTTTAGAGCTATCTTTTGCTATGCTTTCGCCCATTATTTTAGTCTTTCCTCCTGTTGGTCTAAAATAATATTCAACATGGCATTGTGAGCAAACAAGAGTTCTCATTTCTTCTCTTGAAGCTTTTACACCTATAGTATCATCAGGCTCATAGCCTCTAAATTTAACCAAAGCATTGATTAAACCCGGACGTGTTAATCTTAATTCCATAGTATTTGGAACGTGACAATCCGCACAGGTTACACCCATTCTTTTTCCTCCATGTGGTCCGCTATGTTCAACAGACCCTTCTTTCATTCCATTCATCGCTGGAACATTTTTAATCATAGTCCAATATTTTGTAGAGTTAAACGCCACCCAATCATTTTTCGCAACATTTTTTAAAAGCCAAGGAGTCCAACCACTATGACAATTCATACAAGCAGTCGGTTGTCCTGCAAAAGCTGCAAAACCATGTGCATTTAAGAAATCTTTATTGTTTCTCGCTGTATCCATTTGATCCACTTGTATCCAAAAATGCCCTCTTTCTTCATTAGCATCAAGTGAAAAAGGATATCCTGCCCAAAGGATAGTCAATTGCGGATAGCGAATCAATTTAGAATAAGCCAAATTTCCGCCAAATTCAGTTGGAATAGGCTCTTGTTTTTCAACCGTTAAATACATATCAAGATGATCCGGGAAATTTTTACCCCATTCATCAAAAGTAGGATTATCATCACTCAATTCAACAATTTTCTTGCTTGTGTTAGCGATTCCACCTGCACCTTCTTGTTGCTTTTGGCTCACATCATTATTGAGCCATAAAACGCCACCAATTAAGATGACTAAAATAATTATACCGAAGTATAAAACGCCTTTTTTACCCATATTAAGAAACCTCCTTTAAAATTAAAATCCTCGTTTGTGTCCAACGCTACTATGACAAGATACACAGCTTAAGCTGCTTTCTCCATGCGGCTTTGAAGTCGCATTAATCGCTACTGCTGCATAATCTGAATGACAGCGAATACAATTTGTTTGCACCATTTTTTTGCTTTTTTCAGTTGCATCTAAATTAGTTGGTAGTGTATCAAGTTTGAAAGTAAAGGCATAAGCATGCCCAATCCCACTTTCAGCCTTAGCGATCCATTTATCTACAAAATCATGTGGTAGATGGCATTCTACACAACTTGCTCTTGGTTTTCCATCTATTTTTTTAGAATGCGGAGCTGCTAAATAATCATTATAAACCTCATTCATAACATGACAATTATTACAGGACTCACTTGCATTGCTAAGATATGAAGTGCCTTTTGCATTATAAAAAGTATAAAAACCTACTGCAAAAAAGACAAAAAGTAAAATCAAAAAAATACTAAGAAGATTCGAAGAACCTGATTTTTGCTCCAAGTTACCCTCCTTTAAACAAAATGACTTATTAAAGTTAAGTAGTATTATAATATTTTTTATTTAAAAATAATTTAAGGATATTTTTAGTCTTAACTATGATATTTATACTGAAAAATCGGGCATAGTTTAAGGCAAAATTTTTTGATTAATAATTTGATTAATAAAATATTTATTTTAATTTTAAAAATTTTAAATCAATTTAAAATAAAAAAATGTTAAAATCTATTTTTAGAAGAATTACAAAAAAGGAGAAATAATGCAAACAAATCCGGACATGTTTTTAAATAGAGAGCTTTCTTGGCTTAGATTTAATTCAAGAGTTTTAGACCAATGCTCAAAGAATTTACCCTTGCTTGAAAAACTTAAATTTATTGCAATTTATTGCACGAATCTTGATGAATTCTATATGATAAGAGTCGCAGGGCTTAAACAACTTCTTTTGGCGGGTGTTAATATCAGCAGTAGTGATGAAATGTCTCCTTTAATGCAACTTAAAGAAATTCGCACCTATATCCATAAAGAAAAAGAACTTTTAGAAAGTTATTTTAAACGAATCACTGCAGAACTTGCAAAAGAAAATTTATTCATTAAAAATTATGAAGAACTTGATGAAAAATTAAAACTTAAATGTGATGAATATTTCTTCTCTAATATCTTTCCTGTCATTGTGCCTATCGCTGTTGATGCAACACATCCTTTTCCACATTTAAATAATTTATCTTTTGCTTTAGCTGTTAAAATTTGTGATAAAATGGACACTAAGCTTATAAAATTTGGAATGATAAGAATTCCAAGAGTTTTACCGCGTTTTTATGAGGTCAGTAGCAATATTTATGTGCCGATTGAAAGTATAGTTCAAAAACATGCTGAAGAAATTTTTCCGGGTTATAAACTTCTTTCTTCAGCAGCTTTTAGGGTGACTCGCAATGCAGATATTGTCATCGAAGAAGAAGAGGCTGATGATTTTATGATGATACTTGAACAAGGTTTAAAACTTCGCAGAAAAGGAGCCTTTGTCCGCCTTCAAATTCAAAAGGGTGCAGATGAGCAAATCGTCGAGTTTTTAAACACTCATATGCAAATCTTTCCTAAAGATATGTATGAGTATTCTATACTCCTTAATCTCCCTAATCTTTGGCAAATTGTAGGCAATAAAGCTTTCACTCATCTTTTAAGTCCGCTTTATATTCCAAAAGTTTTACCACCTTTTGGCGAAAATTTATCTATATTTGAAGCCATTGACAAAGAAAATGTTCTCATCATACAACCTTTTGAAAGTTTTGACCCGGTTTATCAGTTCATCAAAGAAGCGAGTAAAGACCCTGAAGTTATATCAATAAGAATGACTCTTTATAGAGTGGAGAAAAATTCAAATATAGTCCAAGCCTTAATTGATGCTGCAAATGGAGGCAAACAAGTTACGGTAATGGTTGAACTTAAAGCAAGATTTGACGAAGAAAATAACTTACATTGGGCAAAAGCTTTAGAAAATGCAGGAGCCCATGTCGTTTATGGAATCACGGGTTTTAAAGTCCATGCTAAGGTTTCTCAAGTGATACGCAAACAAGGTGATAAACTTAAATTTTATATGCATTTAAGCACCGGAAACTATAATGCGAGCTCTGCAAAAATTTACACAGATGTGAGTTATTTTACAAATAAAAGCGAATTTGCTGTGGATACAACGAGCTTTTTCCATATTCTTTCAGGTTTTAGCAAGGAAAGAAGGCTTAAAACTCTCACGATGAGTCCTAATCAAATTAAAGAAAAAATTTTAGAAATGATTCATGTTGAATCTTCAAAAGGCAGTCAAGGTGTTATCGTTGCAAAGATGAATTCCCTTGTTGATCCTGATGTGATTGAAGCTCTTTATGAAGCTTCGATTAAAGGAGTGCAGATTGATTTGATTATACGCGGAATTTGTTGCTTAAAACCTGATGAAGAATACAGCAAAAATATACGCGTTAGAAGTATTATCGGTAAGTATTTAGAACATGCACGTATTTTTTATTTTAAGCACAGCACTCCAAATTATTTTATCTCAAGTGCAGACTGGATGCCTAGAAATTTAGAGCGTCGCTTAGAGCTTATGACTCCAATTTTTGATGAAAAATCAAAGGCAAAACTTGCTCAAATTTTGCGTTTGCAACTTAGTGATAATGTCCTTGCTTATGAACTTGACAATAAGGGAGAATACCATAAAAGAAAACTTAAAGAAAAAGAAAAGGCTATTGATTCTCAACAAGTTTTAGAAGAATATATAAGCAAAATTTACAAAACGCTTAAAAAAGATACCGATGAAAACAAGGCGATACAATTGTCTTCAAAGCTTTTTAAGGAGAATTAAATTCTTTTTTTAAAGTTTTGAGCAAATTTTTACAAGCTGTCAAAACAATATGATAAGTTTCGTCAAAATTGCCACTATACCAAGGATCAGGCACCTCATCATAGCCGAGTTCCTTGGCAAAATCTGTCATTTTTAAAACCTTATGTTCAATCCTTTGAAAATTTCTTAAAACATACTTTAAATTTGAATCATCCATAACGATGATATAAGCACTTTCATCACAAAGTTTTTGGGTGAGTTTTTTGCTCACAAAACCTTGCGTTTTTATACCTGCTTTTTCAAGTTTATCTTGACTTTTATAATGCATAAACTCTCCATCGTGTTCTCCAGAAGTTCCAGCACTTGTGATTTCAAGCTTAAATTTTTCTTTTGAAATTAAATCTTTCATCACAAATTCAGCCATAGGTGAGCGGCAAATGTTTCCTAAACACACAAAAATAATTTTTTTCATCTTTTTCCTTAAATTTTTAAATCAAAAATTACAAAAAATATCATATAATAAATTTATGAATAGTTTCAAAAGAACTCTACTTGTATGTTGGCTTGGAGTATTTACCACAAATATGGGACTAAGCCAAATTGCTCCTATTTTACCCTTATATCTTAGAGAACTAGGGCTTAAAGATCATGCGGATATAGCCTTTTTTTCAGGGCTTGGCTTTGGAATCACTCCCTTATTTGTTGCTATTTTTTCGCCTTTATGGGCTTTTCTTGCCGCAAAATATGGTTATAAAAGTATGCTCTTAAGAGCAAGTTTAGGGATGTCAATTTCTACTTTTTGTTTAAGTTTTGCAAATTCAGGCGTTGATGTGGTGATTATCCGTGCGTTAATGGGAGTTGTAGCAGGTTTTACTTCAGCAGCTGTGGTTTTCATTGCTGTGATTTTTCCAAAAAGTAAGGTTGCATATGCATTAGGCACACTTTCAACGGCTTCTATTAGCGGGAGTTTGATAGGACCCTTATTTGGCGGAATTGTTGCTGAATTTTTAAGCATTCGTTCAGTATTTTATCTCATAGCCTTTTTTATCGCTTGTTCTTTTATAACAATCTATTTTTTCATCGACGAAAAAAGAATCCTTAAAAAACAAGAAAAAAGCACGGGGACAATCAAACAAAATATATTTTTAATCCTTACTTTATTCATTGCAACTTTTTTTATACAATTTGGAGTTTCTGGGACTATGCCTATACTGACCTTGCTTGTGGAGCAAATTTATCAAGGAGAAAAAATCGCTTTTTGGGCGGGTATAGTTGTTGCTTCAAGTGGAATCAGCAATCTTTTATTTGCAACAAAACTCGGTAAGATTGCAGACAAAACCGGACCAAGCAAGATTATCTTTATCGCTTTGCTGTTTAGTGGCTTAATGTTTTATCTTCAAGCCATTGCTCATAATGTCTATATGCTCATTCTTGTGCGTTTATTTTTAGGGATAGGACTTGGGGGACTTGTGCCTTGCATCAACGCCTTGCTTAAAAAAAGCATCAATACAAAAAACCTTAGCCTCGCCTTTGGAATCAATCAAAGTGCCTATTATTTAGGAAATTTTAGTGGTTCTTTTGGAAATGGAATTTTGGCAGGGAAATTTGGAGTGCAATTTGTTTTTTTAATGATTTGCATTCTTTTTATTTCAAACGCCCTGCTCTTTCTTTTACTCAATAAAAAACGAATTTTTTCAAATAAAGATTTATAAAAAATCGCTTTTTTAAGATATTTTTACTTAATAATATGAAATTTTTTCAATTTTTCATTTAAGTAAATCTTTACTTTTTTATTTGTTTGTGCTTACTTTATATCTAAAATTTTATTTTTTATTCTATATATTTTTGTTCAAATAAATATTATAACCAAAGGAAATATTGATTGAAAATCTTAAAAAAAACTCTTTAGAATTTTCATTAGAATTGAAAATTTAAATTCTAGTTTTCTTGCGAATCTTTCTTTATGATTTGAATCAAAGGCTCTAAATTATAAGCTCTTATTTTTTGTTCCATAAGTTCAAAATATCTGTCCATATTTTGAGTGGTAAGGATATGAGTATTGTTTTTTATAGCATCAAGATGCATAGAATTCATATCGATATTGTAATGAGCTTCATCTCTATAGTTTCTTAAATCATCAGCATAGTCTAAATCATCAAAACCATAAATTTTTACATTAGGGTATTTGCTCGTTTCTTCAATAAGCCATTTTAATACAGCTTTGTATTTTGAAAATAAGATAAAATTCTTATTATAATAACCTCTGCTTCCTCGCTCAACCCTATAAAGAAATCTTGAGTTAGTGGGTATGATAAGCCTGAATTGAATTTGAGGATAATCCTTTATAAAAGAGAGTAAATCTTTTTGTATCAATTCTTGATTCTGACTTATGTCAATATTTTCTTGAGTAAAAAATGCTCTGGTATTTAAAATTTCATCGATTAGTTGTTTCTTGTTTGATTTTTTATAGGTTTTTAACCAATTTTCAAAACCAAATCTATTATGAAATTCATCAACCCATTTCGGGAGGTCTTCTATTTTCTCTATCTTTTTACCTACACATTTTTCTTTTGAAGAATAAGTTAAAGCACATAAAATGGTTTTGTAATTTAAATAAAGCCTAAAACCATTAAAAAAATTTTCGTTATTATTATACAAAAAGTCAAATTTTTTAGTGTCATTATTAACATTTAAATTCAAAGCGAAAGAATCTAAAGAATAAATGATTTCTTTTATTTCTTTCTTTTTTAATTTTAATATATAATTTAAAAAAACCTTTCTTTCGCTAAGAGTAGAACCATCCATGCTTAAATTCACCCATTTTCCGCCAAGTTTATTCTCAGCTTCTTTAGAGCTTGTATTTCCTGTCATTGAAGTTCCAAGTATAAAAGAGTCAAAATCATAATAATCTATAATGCTTTTACCTACCATTCTCATAGACATATAAGTTTCTTCTCTAAAATAAGGCTTATGATAAAACATATAAGGGTCATAGATGTATAATAATATCAACAACATAGCAATAAAAGGAAGGGGGATAAGTAGAGTCAATATAATAAATTTTTTATAAACATTCATCTGAAATTCCTAAAAATTAAAATAAATAAATTCTGTATAAGGAGTTGAAACAAGCGTTAAAACAGCGACATAAAACAAAATCATCGTAAGCAAAAGATTTTTATAATCGACTTTGAAATTTTTTGTTAAATCTATACTATTTTTAAAACCAAGACAAAAAATCAATGCTAAAACCACTAAAGCAATCGTTCTATCTTTTCCACCTATAGCAAGTAAAAGAGCATTGATTTTATACCAATTGAATGGGAATTCTTCAT
Encoded here:
- the nrfH gene encoding cytochrome c nitrite reductase small subunit, producing MEQKSGSSNLLSIFLILLFVFFAVGFYTFYNAKGTSYLSNASESCNNCHVMNEVYNDYLAAPHSKKIDGKPRASCVECHLPHDFVDKWIAKAESGIGHAYAFTFKLDTLPTNLDATEKSKKMVQTNCIRCHSDYAAVAINATSKPHGESSLSCVSCHSSVGHKRGF
- a CDS encoding NAD(P)H-dependent oxidoreductase → MAKIYILNGAKKFGNSFRRLNDTLCELAKETLSQMGHEVKEVVIDKGYDAQQEVQNIAWADYLIYQFPAWWMGEPWIVKKYIDEVYLAAHGVLFSGDGRSREDLSKKYGSGGLAHNKAYMLCSTWNAPLEAFEDKNQFFEGKGVDYTLTHLHKAHEFLAMQKLPSFMCNDVVKNPQIDAYKKAYKEHLQKVFKK
- a CDS encoding putative transporter, with amino-acid sequence MFHSFFLSKKWALWAYFGLFLLLFFLYLQTSLSVAINEWYKDFYNVLQKPKIESLVPTKDSNQTSEAEFRKEADALAEENLNKANFLNKSSLYYYQFLVKQFFDAKGIGVKEYYDIKDFYFLIAVFLCIAIPYVIIATINIYFASVYAFKWREAMTFKYLKFWKKRDNNIEGSSQRIQEDTYNFSKIVESLGLSFIKALMVLIAFIPILWNLSDKISQSLFKEFDPNSLFYILKDIEGLLVYVAFFISLGGLIISWFVGIKLPGLEYNNQKAEAAFRKELVFAEDNRKDYAKPETMLELFSGLKFNYKRLFLHYGYFNIWLILFEQMIVIVPFLVMAPSLFSGIIGLGIVMQINNAFDQVRSSFSVFITNWTTITQLRSIYKRLKEFEKNIYEKD
- a CDS encoding RNA degradosome polyphosphate kinase is translated as MQTNPDMFLNRELSWLRFNSRVLDQCSKNLPLLEKLKFIAIYCTNLDEFYMIRVAGLKQLLLAGVNISSSDEMSPLMQLKEIRTYIHKEKELLESYFKRITAELAKENLFIKNYEELDEKLKLKCDEYFFSNIFPVIVPIAVDATHPFPHLNNLSFALAVKICDKMDTKLIKFGMIRIPRVLPRFYEVSSNIYVPIESIVQKHAEEIFPGYKLLSSAAFRVTRNADIVIEEEEADDFMMILEQGLKLRRKGAFVRLQIQKGADEQIVEFLNTHMQIFPKDMYEYSILLNLPNLWQIVGNKAFTHLLSPLYIPKVLPPFGENLSIFEAIDKENVLIIQPFESFDPVYQFIKEASKDPEVISIRMTLYRVEKNSNIVQALIDAANGGKQVTVMVELKARFDEENNLHWAKALENAGAHVVYGITGFKVHAKVSQVIRKQGDKLKFYMHLSTGNYNASSAKIYTDVSYFTNKSEFAVDTTSFFHILSGFSKERRLKTLTMSPNQIKEKILEMIHVESSKGSQGVIVAKMNSLVDPDVIEALYEASIKGVQIDLIIRGICCLKPDEEYSKNIRVRSIIGKYLEHARIFYFKHSTPNYFISSADWMPRNLERRLELMTPIFDEKSKAKLAQILRLQLSDNVLAYELDNKGEYHKRKLKEKEKAIDSQQVLEEYISKIYKTLKKDTDENKAIQLSSKLFKEN
- a CDS encoding glycosyltransferase family 8 protein, with amino-acid sequence MFPIVFNADENYIKYTSTLITSIIKNTNSQKSFKELCKDLTQDRESQSKMSAEKLHFIDYESLNENEQKEGYVFVILSDFVSTQTRDKLAELQRELNLIYPCSIEVKIVDEKEFEGFPKSGAAHSNFLPYYRLIAPQFLQEYSKCLYLDSDMLCLCDIRELFTLDLSDKILACVGDYGSKKRKIKFKENGKEKIFYYDEHYFNSGFLLINTYEYKAVAKQCENLAKQATYIKAADQDLLNAIVNREQRLKLSFAYNFVTHAFCYCICKDEDKTRLNYTRAEFLESAKNPKILHFGYKPWKFLESFSDFKGVNVCSYWWDMASQTPVFKQELLEIQKSITESSKNTIALGFNALEAFKTCNFFKMHSLLKNEDIKYTNANKRSVCENSGLCILLAEVIEFARRRHKGLLNVFFKIAKILRHYKKYANKILK
- a CDS encoding VOC family protein; the protein is MFKIKNIDHIVLTTENLQKCCDFYQNILNMDLEEKNGRYALKFGNQKINIHQKKGEFQPAATYPTSGSLDFCLIVEDILQVKAELESKNYPIELGIVERMGAISKLKSIYLKDPDGNLVELASKI
- a CDS encoding membrane protein; the protein is MNKNKLFRQFHIYLSLFFLPCAFIFALTGIAYIFGINQDIGLEKQIYTLNERVEKGQEIEKLLGFLKDNNIKIPSNTQAIKSKDKGITIGSTHYSVSIAENGENQYQITTKTRSFLGDLIMLHKDKGAWYFSVLSVGFGVSLFLLYISGLMITLFASKKDRKNQILVLIAGILITFILAYISL
- a CDS encoding ammonia-forming cytochrome c nitrite reductase subunit c552, encoding MGKKGVLYFGIIILVILIGGVLWLNNDVSQKQQEGAGGIANTSKKIVELSDDNPTFDEWGKNFPDHLDMYLTVEKQEPIPTEFGGNLAYSKLIRYPQLTILWAGYPFSLDANEERGHFWIQVDQMDTARNNKDFLNAHGFAAFAGQPTACMNCHSGWTPWLLKNVAKNDWVAFNSTKYWTMIKNVPAMNGMKEGSVEHSGPHGGKRMGVTCADCHVPNTMELRLTRPGLINALVKFRGYEPDDTIGVKASREEMRTLVCSQCHVEYYFRPTGGKTKIMGESIAKDSSKKWWNGTQKTYDEFDTWRDGNSPTEIEVDGIELVFPWGEWKKGQPFRIEMFDDYYDKARSVFDKDWAHKITGAPMIKIQHPESELFSGGVHAANGVSCADCHMPYIRKGSKKLTQHNVTSPLQNINAACKTCHTQSEEYLKSQIRDIQNSVAYDLRSAEYSIVSLITDIKNLREALGGLEQYQTDGKADAAKINAELKDVLELHRKSQMRADFVGAENSTGFHNPREASRMLLQAVDMARMGQAKLVEIASANGIKDFKTSNLGFEDIQKFNPGEIHYKVDLNGHKAGDRYYEHDNVNGNPPAKFLEDDKNLNPYNYTYVDKK